The sequence ACTAAAGACCTTATTGATCTTTCTACTCCATTGCAGTTCCtagtgtgtgtcagtatgatCCTGTGGAATTTCTTGGTGAAACAACAGGATAATCTTCTCGGCAAAATTCTCACCTTCACTCTGCTCTATGGGTCTCTGTACAGCACTTACATTTGGACAGGTAAGTGCTTGTTTGTGAATAGTTAAGGACGcatctattttcattttgtatgtAGACACTGGTGCTTGCATGTATGCgcttctttctgttttacagGTTTAATCCCTCTCTGCCTGGCTCTGACTAAAAGAGATGATCTGCTGAGACTCCGACCAGGAGTATTCATGATTTTTGGTTGGGGGTATGTCAGCACACCCCAACGCCCCAGGACGTTctctgaaatgattttttttagaaaaatgaaaaatgtttggaaGTTGCTTGGTTtgaatactgtgtgtgtttagggttCCTTTCCTGGTGCTTGGGGGTCTTCTGACCTTAGGAGAGAGGACTGATACAGTAGACTCTGCTTTCTTCTATGGCAGAGCTCAGGTTAGAAACACCTGCTACAGCTCCACTGTTTTTCACTCTGCACTGTAAATTTCTGCTCTACTCAAGTTGACTTATTTCCTACACAAATCCCTTAAGGAgacctcctctttttcttttaatgaagaATTTCGTATAAATCCCAAAACTAATCGTATTTTATTCTCTTCTACTCCAGATAATCAGCACAGCCGTGGTGCTTGCAGTCAGCTTGGTGCTCGGTGCGATATCTCTGATGGGGCTCAGTCAGGGAGGCACAGAGCAGACAGGCTACCAGGCCCTAAGcagagctgctgtaacaggcgTCAGTAATGAGCTGAGGACCCCTGGTGGTCTGGAGGATCAGACACAGGCGACTGATTCACCTGCCATCAGCATCAACTCAGGTACTGTAAAATACCTGGTTTAGTAGCTTTAGCTTATCTTGTAATTTgttatgcagttttttttgtttttttttttaaagttatgtGTCTGGAGAGGACAAAAATCTGGATATAATCTAAATTTGTTAAATTGTTGACAGTGATTTcttcaaaatatttctgtttctgttgtgtttgcTAGATCACCACAATTTGTCTCCAGTCCAGAACATACCTGACATGATAGCCAGCACACAGTGGGAGCGCACAAATAGCACTGGTAACAGGCACCAATTTGGTCATTCTATTTTCCatccattaaatattttatattttgtttgccCACACAGGTAcgaaagatatttttaaattaaactggtcaaaatgtcaaaacttaTTTTGTTACAAAGACCTGGTAGAATAGAGATAACCTCTGAGCTATGTTTAATATTAATGAAATTTTAGCAAGATAATACAAAAACCAAAGCAATATCCCAATGataatgtctcttttttttctccaggccACAGCGGGGCACTGTGTGATGGGCAGCAGCAGAGCTCTTCTTCCGCAGAGCAGCCGCTAAACCTGCCGCCACCTGGGCTCCACACCAGCGACGATAACCAGACAGTCAGACACgttctgctctgtctgctgctgattGTCTGCCTGCTAGCAGTGAGAATGAAATACTGGAATAATGTCTCAAAAATGTGTTCAGTAGAATCCAAATCATACATGTTACTGTCCAGACAGGTGCCTGacagtgtctctgtctgtatGCAGAATCTGTCCAGCTGTCTGTGGTGGTTGTTCAACCAAGATCCAGGGAGACTTTACCTCGAACTGCAGTTCTTCTGTGCTGTGGCAAACTATGGGCAGGTACTACTGGGGGATAGTGTGTGTACATTAAATGTGTAAACATAAGCTGCTATGCAAAAACATAATGTGTTCAACTGTAACCACCACTGTAAATGTAACAGCTCTCTTTTTTCCTAGGGCTTCTTGTCCTTTGGGATATTTGGCCTGGACAAACACCTCATCATCCTGCCTTTTAGAAGGAGGTGAGCTGAGCCCCTTTAGATGATCAATATATTGTTTATTCtaacatttaaataaagaaatgagaaaCATGTGGCCAGAATATTGGACGTCTTTGATAGGTTGCTCGGCTTATGGCAGAACAGGGACAGTGAGGATTTGAGTCCCTCGAGTGTACCAGAGGAGGTCAGGCTCACCTGTACCCAGTTTGTCCGATACCACAAAGACCAGTGTGTACAAGacatagtacacacacacaggtatgtGGGGGCCTTTGTCTATTTGTGTTTTAGAAAGTACTGTATTAccagaaaaacatatttcagctgcttttttttcaaattacttCTAAATCTTCAGTTATTTTCCTGTCGAATGTGAAGAACACAGGCTCAGGTGTGTGTAAAGTAAAATTCcagctttatttctgtttggatCTGAACTGTATTCCTGGGAAATGTCAGTTAATCTTTAATTACTGCTGCTGTCTTATTGTTTGCCTTCGTTTTTGATTTATCTCTGAATCTTTTTTGCATGATGCATACCTGTCTGTTGATCTCCTAATCTGCTGCAGTCACCACCCACCTATATAGCTCTTTAACTATTTCTCTTATTGCATCACAGCAACATTTAAtattctatttattattttaacctttttaatGTTATATAGATTTTATAAAATCAGTGAAAATCTTGTTTTGGCTGTTTAATATGAAATTTTGTCACTTTACCAAAAACTTTGACAAACATCTTAGGAGGTTTGGGTGCTTTTCTTGCCTTTTTCCTTTTAATACATTCTTTACCCTTGTACTTTCCACTTTCTCCTCTTTATTAATCCTTATCCTCTCCTTTCTTCCCCatatatttccttttatttcctcCCTGCTTCCTTTTGCCTGCTGTTTTcccctttcttttctcctccatctccccCAGTGGCTCGGGGGACAATATGAGTGCTTCGACAGGTGAATCCTTCCTCTGATAATGACAGGTTTGTTGAAACGGGACACATGGAGGATGAGAATGGGGTTTTGAGACATGCTACTTCCCATCAGCCCCACTACCTATACCCACATCAAGATCATCAGGAGCAACTACACCAGGACCAGGAGAATCTGCACCACATTCCCCAAACTCACGAGCCAGCCGAATCCTGTTTGCATCCATCCCAACCCCAGCTGGACCCTGAGAATGAACACCAGTCACCTTCTGCCAACCCTGATAATCAAGAGGAGCAGTTTTCCCAGCTCCAGTCCAACCAGCATGTTCGTGCTTCAAACTCGCTTGATACCCACAATCATCCCCAGTCCCATCTTGATGGAGTGTTTCGGGGCAGTGACCTGGTGGACTGGTTAGTGGAGCGGGGTCTGTGTGCCGGGCGAGCCGAGGCTCAGCTCTACGGCATTCGACTCCAGCAGGGAGGAGTGATAGATCACTTAACAGGTCAGTACAGCTTCAGGGACATACCCACCCTGCTATACCGCTTCATACAGACGAGGGATTGTCCCAGAACATGAAAGGAAGTGAGGAGAAAGTGAGAGGAGGAGGCGAAAAAGGAGATGACGCAGAGGAACAGACTTAAAGGTATCCAGCAACAAGGCAGACGTGCCTAAAGGTGCAATTTTTTCTTTGCCCACTAGATACTGAATCTAGAGGACCTACTTGAAGCCAATGAATCAGAGACAAAGCACCACTTTTGTTTTGATTGATGGTGGTTGCTGCTTGCTTATCCACTCAGGATTCTCCTTGTGGCCCAACAGTGTCTGTCTGAGAGACTTTGTTTGGAGTCCTTTTATAACTTTACAGGTGATGTGAGTCATTACCTTAAAAAGGTGAGACAAGAAAAGTGATACTTGGTATTGTAGAGACATTTAGGAAGGAGTTTGAGGCTACAAGGAGAAAAAGGATTCCTGGCCCTTCACCCCCAACTCCTGACTGGACCTTCTTTCCACTTTGTTTTCCCTAATGCTCTGAACTGAGATGTGAACAGGATTGATTCACTGTCTGAGAAACAGACATGGGTTTCAATTCCTTTGAGCCAACTACCTAACGTCTAACGTATCGTATTTTCAGTGTGCAAAGGACAAATCAGCTTTTCTAAGGACAGGTTGCTGATGTATTATTACCAGAGCCAGTGgtgagaaaacaataaaacaccagAACTGATGATACAGCTCTGGGCCAAGGAGATGCAGGGCTGCTCAGTGAAAGCCAATGGGATCCCTGCCTGATTGCTGTTAAATGTTCTTTGAGATGACATGAAATCATCCTGCACATGCCTGTTATTTCACAGTTTGGTATTTTGCACGCTACGTCTTTAAACTATCTCTGTTGACTGCTTGCATGACTGATAGCAGACCTCTACTCTGCACTGAACCTTCTGCACTAACTGAATTAAAAcattcctccttttttctctttataaaTAATGCAACTTACTGGACACTGTGGGACATGTTATCACTGAATTCAGCCCAGACCAGGCCTGACATTAAGTCTCTTAAAACCTAAAGCAaacatgtgtgtgcatttactttactttactaaAAATGCAAATTCACATCAGCCCTTTATGTGCAGTGCATCTGTCATTTCAattttttactttacttgacATGCTCTGATACTGACGCAGCCAGTGTCAATCGGACTTGCTGTGAATTGTTGACAAAACCACCAAACATAACTCTTTACAAATGATTTAGCCTCTGATCAATATCACACAACACTCACCACAGTAATTTGTCTGTTAAGTTGCTGCTGGTCTACAATATTGTTTACATGAAGTTTCCTATGTTTTGACAGGGTTATAGAAGATGAGTGGTGGTGAAACATGTAGCGTtaaatatgcatatatttctGTTGTGGTGTCTTCTGTCAACCATGTATCAGGTCTTTGTGTTGGTACAATTGAGATTTTGCAATGGAGTGCCTGCTTTAGGCAGCGTGAGGCCCgtacgtgtgtttgtgttgctggtAGACAACTGTGAAGgttttatttcatgtgtgtTGCTGTAAGTCAATCAGGGTCAGTGACTGTGTGACCTTAAGAGGGGCACAAATAAACTGTTTGCATCCAAGATCTCACTTTGTCATTTGACAAGTGGTTGATTCTGATTGTAAACTCAAAACTaagagacaacaaaaaaaaacaaccgtAAATagtttcatcatcattattgttattttacagtCTACAAAAAGTCATTATGCACatgttggattaaaaaaaaaagaaggtttCCCATGATCATATTTTTCTGTTACCAGAACCAACCCTTTTTGGTCAAGGAGAGGAGAACATAGACTTCTCATCAACACTGACACCAAGCTTTTTTATCTGTATACACAGAACTTCCACTGCACTGTGCACTGTCCTGAAAATTtcttgaatttatttatttagccgTCAGAGAACAGCAGATACAAActgtacattttcacatttaaaaaaaaaaacagtggaacCATGAAGCTCACAGAGCAAGAACCTCTTCACTGTGTGGAGAGCAGACTGACAGATCAAATGTGATGAGACTCCACACACTTTCTGGAAACAATATAAGATCTAATATCCAAAATTCCATGTATACCATTTGCAAAACATCCACATTTgtaaaaaccttttcattttatCAGTCTAGGACATCAGCTGCACACTGTCACAAAATTCACAACTACATTTAGAGCAAACTTGTCACACCTGCTTTCAAGAAGCTACGATTTAAGACTCGTCTATGGGCTCGGCAGAACACTAGAAAAATAATGGTACAGTTGCAAACTGAAACAGTAACTCAGCTATAAGCAAAAAAGATTATCACTGTTAAAAGCTTCATtttcacagatgcaaaaaatGTGTGATCTTCTCATGACTGCACTTTCCTAAGATGAAAGGACTAAGCTTTCCATTAgcctcacatatatatatgcagtatCTACATATGACCTACCTACTTCGATATTGTAAAACCCTGTACTGTTTTGACTTTGGTGCACCACCAGTGAACTTGCAAACCATTTTACCTTAATGTTAGTAGTCCTGCATAGAAACCTGCAGTACAATGAAAAACCCACTGCATAATGGACGTAATGTGTGTAACTGGAAATGTGATTAAGTCTAAGCTGTCAAGTAACACAAACTGTTGACATTTGTGTAACTCTTCTGATTAGTAGTTGATTCTTTAAGCTTTGgtaaatgtttacagttctATGAACCTCAAACCATGTGAATGATATAGAAAAGCACAAAGTTGCAGTATAATGCTTTGCCATTTCATCCATGTCTTTGTTTGTGAACATCATGAGAAGATCACACCTGCACAGAGATACTGTAAAACCCATCTGTGAAGTCAACCACAGCTCTATTAAGACACATAAGTAAGTGGTTTTGGGGAAATGGGCTCAGTCCCCAGTGTGTACGCTTCTGAACAGATTTCTCTGCAGCAGAGTCAAGTGGGGCTTCCTGTACAGCTCCacagtatattatttattatagaGAGTAAACTGCTTTGAAAGCTGTGCATGGCACTTTGCACAAGGGCAGCAACCTGAGCCGAGGGTCAGTACGACTGCAGTTACACAGTCATTCCTCTGTGTCTTAAACAAACagcctatttattttttttaataacgAGCTTGTGCCAAGATGACCAAGttgatttcattcattttagagctgctgttttattaCTATAATACttcaaaacaatatttttccCAGGATGTCAACTGTAAACTGAACTCTCACAATAGCAACCATTCAATCTCAGTGGCTTAagacatatttttttgtaaattaaaggACATTTCGGGCTCCTCCCACAAGGCTCTCCTAAAacttttgctctgtgtgtgtttgcagtaagATATATTTGAGAATCTGTGTCCTTAGAGTCTGGGGTAACGTGACATTTCCAAACTTTCCAAACAGATCATACTACCATGATCGTAATTATGAAGAGCATCTGGTGTGACCTTACAGAAATCACGAGGGCGGGCTAGACAAAAAGTCACATGCTTAACAGTGGAGGAGTTTTTTTCCACCTTGATTCAACTGACAAAGATGCACTTAGGTCCTGTTTTATCCCACAGTCATCGCCTCTTCCGGCTCTGCTTGATTTCAGCCTGTCTGGTTCCGTTGCTGTCCATACCATCCACCTTTAGGTGAGCTTTGCTGTAGTGGTTGATCAGCGCTCCAGGGACGAGAGCCATGAAAGCGATGGCCAGGAGCTGAGCCAGCGTCCCCCAGGAGAAGATGTCGTCCAGAGAGGAGATCTCTGAGAGGATGGAGCCCGTTCGCACACAGATGAAGTTGTAGGGAATTAAACCTGGAGGAGAGAGCAGCTGCTGAGTGATCGTGTGCTTGAGgatctgtgcgtgtgtgtgtgtgttttgtgtgtgtgtagtctcACCTATgaacacagagaagaagaaaataggCATAGGGATGTTCAGGACGGGACAGGTGATGTTAAGAAACCAGTTAGGAGTCATAGGGAAAAAACGAAGGaaaagcaggaagaaaaataaactgctaCGGTTTTCCTCCACCTGACAGAGGGAGGAAAGACAGGGGGAAACAtaatgagagaaaagaggagagagatggtgaaaaacatgaaaaatggtaagctggaaatggaaaaagttaAGCAGGTAAGTGTTAGCTATTCAATGTGACTGCTACAGACTGAGAATGAGCTGTGGGATGTGGGAACTACACACAGTTACAGTAGTTTTCTGTTTGCTCATTTAATCTTTGGGTAAAACTCACCTGCCACCTCCAgtgtttttaacagtttcttATGCCTTCACGATGAATACTGCT is a genomic window of Mastacembelus armatus chromosome 15, fMasArm1.2, whole genome shotgun sequence containing:
- the gpr155b gene encoding integral membrane protein GPR155 isoform X1, which produces METSNSYVLMHGKNISHNTAVASGAGPHMSIDKLFPALLECFGIVLCGYIAGRADVITESQAKGLGNFVSKFALPALLFKNMVLLDFGDVIWAFLWSVLVAKVTVFVLVCVLTLMVASPESRYSKAGLYAIFATQSNDFALGYPIVDALYQSTYPEYLQYIYLVAPVSLMLLNPIGFALCEVQRWRQSSSQQHSTLGIMGVVVLQVLKNPIVFMVIVGIISHFALAQKIPAVLSEFIDGLANSFGGTALFYLGLTMVGQLRKLTRDTGVALILLITAKLLVMPLVCKDMVDILDVGVNSTSANHTSLSNFAFLYGVFPTAPSVAIYAGHYNMELEVVTSGMVISTFLSAPIMYVSAWLLTIPLMDPAPLVTELENVSFNISIVSLVALVWTIMVMLLSRKFNRLPHLFALNLCLAQFLVCVSMILWNFLVKQQDNLLGKILTFTLLYGSLYSTYIWTGLIPLCLALTKRDDLLRLRPGVFMIFGWGVPFLVLGGLLTLGERTDTVDSAFFYGRAQIISTAVVLAVSLVLGAISLMGLSQGGTEQTGYQALSRAAVTGVSNELRTPGGLEDQTQATDSPAISINSDHHNLSPVQNIPDMIASTQWERTNSTGHSGALCDGQQQSSSSAEQPLNLPPPGLHTSDDNQTVRHVLLCLLLIVCLLANLSSCLWWLFNQDPGRLYLELQFFCAVANYGQGFLSFGIFGLDKHLIILPFRRRLLGLWQNRDSEDLSPSSVPEEVRLTCTQFVRYHKDQCVQDIVHTHRFVETGHMEDENGVLRHATSHQPHYLYPHQDHQEQLHQDQENLHHIPQTHEPAESCLHPSQPQLDPENEHQSPSANPDNQEEQFSQLQSNQHVRASNSLDTHNHPQSHLDGVFRGSDLVDWLVERGLCAGRAEAQLYGIRLQQGGVIDHLTGQYSFRDIPTLLYRFIQTRDCPRT